Proteins found in one Venturia canescens isolate UGA chromosome 8, ASM1945775v1, whole genome shotgun sequence genomic segment:
- the LOC122414720 gene encoding zinc finger HIT domain-containing protein 3, whose product MKLCSVCSKENSNYKCPTCKRPYCSFVCCKAHKEKNCEPFETELKENNPKEKKYDFPTEDTVALEKLRLLRDGKEVKKCLSNPHVRDIVKAILIDEDPTKAIAAAMTEPIFVELADACLKIIEPSPEER is encoded by the exons ATGAAACTGTGCAGCGTGTGTAGCAAGGAAAattcaaactacaaatgtCCAACCTGCAAACGGCCTTA TTGCTCCTTCGTTTGCTGTAAAGCCCACAAAGAAAAGAATTGCGAGCCTTTCGAAACCGAGTTAAAAGAAAACAACCCGAAGGAGAAGAAATATGATTTCCCAACAGAGGATACCGTGGCCTTAGAAAAATTGCGACTTCTCCGTGACGGAAAAGAGGTTAAGAAATGCCTGAGTAATCCGCACGTTCGTGACATTGTCAAAGCCATTTTGATTGATGAGGATCCGACAAAAGCTATCGCTGCTGCAATGACCGAACCAATTTTTGTCGAGTTGGCTGATGCTTGCCTGAAAATCATCGAACCTTCGCCTGAGGAAAGATGA
- the LOC122414719 gene encoding beta-glucuronidase, whose protein sequence is MKINAMSPELAFPVFFLIFLGGNVVQGKIDEPQIRRRNSNETVEIFVGTAEALEIIGDETRTGEETILVRVSPAVVPKPPPPLPGLLYPRESESREVKTLDGLWDFVVSPSGDSFKGHREFWYQEALSKSPEVMQMPVPSSYNDVTTSRALRDHVGIVWYERTFFVPPSWADQRVFLYFGSVNYLAQVWLNGQFLTSHQIGHLPFEAEVTSRLIYGTKNRVTVAVDNRLTWTSIPQGNIVKNLNDNGTTSLLQTYTFDFFNYAGIHRPVLLYTKPRVYVEDITVKTSVFENVGVIEYSVRVGGAKENETASCSVVLRRNDDRPVVEEKNRNLTGVIRVPDAKLWWPRGMHPEPAHLYTLEVSVTGSNSSIHDIYRLPIGIRSLHWTNTSVLINGKPIYLRGFGRHEDSPIRGRGLDLVTMTRDYELLKWVGANSYRTSHYPYSDEVLEMADRQGILIVDECPAVDIENYSSELLTRHETALSELIRRDKNRPSVIMWSIANEPRSQLTGTEEYFGSVASHTRNLDPTRPITAALSRGAYEDKAGQFLDVIGFNRYNSWYSNTGCLDMIITNLVNEATTWNKRHNKPVIMFEYGADTVAGMHELPSYVWSEDYQAEMFSRHFMAFDRLRQAGFFIGEFIWNFADFRTAQTYTRAGGNKKGIFTRTREPKMAAYYVRKRYSLLGAKLDGSPIPDDLEFYVMGDSGPVHEEL, encoded by the exons ATGAAAATTAACGCGATGTCTCCGGAGCTCGCTTTTCCTGTCTTCTTCCTCATTTTTCTGGGTGGGAATGTGGTCCAAGGGAAGATCGACGAGCCGCAAATTCGTCGGAGAAACTCCAACGAAACGGTAGAAATTTTCGTCGGGACGGCCGAAGCTCTTGAGATCATCGGCGACGAAACTCGAACGGGGGAAGAAACGATCCTGGTCAGGGTTTCGCCTGCCGTCGTGCCGAAACCTCCACCTCCTTTGCCAGGTCTTTTGTATCCTCGCGAAAGCGAGTCTCGAGAG GTGAAAACCCTCGACGGGCTCTGGGACTTTGTTGTTTCTCCGTCTGGCGACTCCTTCAAGGGTCATCGAGAGTTTTGGTACCAGGAAGCTCTGTCGAAG TCGCCGGAAGTGATGCAAATGCCGGTCCCTTCGTCGTACAACGATGTGACGACTTCTCGAGCCCTCCGGGATCACGTCGGCATCGTTTGGTACGAGAGAACTTTCTTCGTACCACCTTCGTGGGCGGATCAACGAGTTTTCCTGTACTTTGGCTCCGTAAATTATCTCGCTCAAGTG TGGTTAAACGGCCAATTCTTGACCAGCCACCAAATCGGGCATTTACCTTTTGAAGCTGAGGTCACATCGCGACTGATTTACGGGACGAAGAACCGTGTCACAGTCGCTGTCGACAATAGATTGACGTGGACGAGCATTCCGCAGGGTAATATCGTCAAGAATTTAAACGACAATGGCACGACTTCGCTTCTCCAGACTTATACATTCGACTTTTTCAATTATGCCGGGATCCACAG GCCCGTACTGCTGTACACAAAGCCTCGGGTTTACGTCGAGGACATCACGGTGAAAACGTCCGTATTCGAAAACGTCGGAGTCATTGAATACTCGGTCCGCGTGGGTGGtgcgaaagaaaatgaaacggCGAGTTGTTCGGTAGTTTTGAGAAGAAACGACGATCGTCCAGTTGTTGAAGAAAAGAATAGAAACTTGACGGGTGTCATCAGAGTGCCGGACGCGAAATTGTGGTGGCCGAGAGGCATGCACCCGGAGCCTGCTCATCTTTACACTCTCGAG GTTTCCGTGACAGGCTCGAACTCCTCGATCCACGATATTTACAGGCTTCCGATCGGGATCAGGTCCCTCCATTGGACCAACACGAGCGTTCTGATCAATGGTAAACCAATTTATCTGCGAGGCTTCGGGCGCCACGAGGACTCTCCTATTAGAGGCAGAGGCCTCGATCTCGTGACGATGACACGGGACTACGAGCTCCTCAAGTGGGTCGGTGCGAATTCTTACCGGACAAGTCACTATCCGTACAGCGACGAAGTTCTCGAGATGGCCGACAG GCAAGGAATTCTCATCGTTGACGAATGTCCGGCTGTGGACATCGAGAATTATTCATCAGAGCTTTTGACTCGCCATGAAACTGCTCTTTCAGAGTTAATAAGAAGAGACAAAAATCGACCGTCCGTTATAATGTGGTCGATCGCCAACGAACCTCGATCTCAGCTTACCGGCACTGAAGAATATTTCGGAAGCGTCGCGTCCCACACTCGAAATCTTGATCCCACGAGACCGATCACTGCAGCGTTGAGTCGTGGCGCTTAC GAAGACAAAGCTGGCCAATTCCTCGACGTCATCGGTTTTAATCGCTATAATTCTTGGTACAGTAACACTGGGTGCCTCGACATGATCATTACAAATCTCGTTAACGAAGCCACCACGTGGAACAAAAGACACAACAAACCTGTTATTATGTTCGAATATGGGGCTGATACCGTCGCTGGAATGCACGAG CTCCCTTCGTACGTTTGGAGCGAAGACTATCAAGCGGAGATGTTCTCCAGACATTTCATGGCTTTCGATCGTTTGAGACAAGCAGGATTCTTCATCGGAGAGTTCATATGgaattttgcagattttcgcacCGCTCAAA cttACACTCGAGCAGGGGGCAACAAAAAAGGCATTTTCACTAGGACACGGGAACCAAAAATGGCTGCTTATTACGTGAGAAAACGCTATTCACTTCTCGGTGCCAAACTCGACGGATCCCCAATTCCGGATGACCTCGAATTTTATGTGATGGGTGACAGTGGCCCGGTCCACGAAGAGTTGTAA